In Saccharicrinis fermentans DSM 9555 = JCM 21142, a genomic segment contains:
- a CDS encoding toxin-antitoxin system YwqK family antitoxin, which yields MKSVVFICILLYSISSFGQELKHYAKNKALEKANKALPVYHVIDYTLIEGSQNITVNEEGLYVRSDSTLLTGIVYLYLTTSDDPESVYGWSNGIIINGKKEGGWIKKIYAKRKKSVLVQEMNYKNGLLDGDFCVYDIHGNTLPLINNPLITILTTSSLKNGNGVYMDFYYENGALKEYGQIKHGKKIGQWHLYDKQGNVLKVETYDNGFCINY from the coding sequence ATGAAATCTGTAGTGTTTATCTGTATATTATTATACTCAATAAGTAGCTTCGGTCAAGAACTGAAACATTACGCAAAAAACAAAGCTCTTGAGAAAGCCAATAAGGCACTACCTGTGTATCATGTGATCGATTATACGCTGATTGAAGGGAGTCAAAATATTACCGTAAACGAAGAAGGTCTTTATGTTCGTTCCGACTCAACTTTGCTTACTGGCATTGTCTATTTATATCTGACAACAAGCGATGATCCAGAATCCGTTTATGGTTGGTCTAATGGCATAATAATAAACGGTAAAAAGGAAGGTGGCTGGATAAAGAAAATTTATGCAAAAAGAAAGAAAAGTGTTTTAGTTCAAGAGATGAATTATAAGAATGGACTGTTGGATGGTGATTTTTGTGTATATGATATTCATGGAAATACATTGCCTTTAATAAATAACCCTTTGATAACAATTCTCACGACATCCTCTTTGAAGAATGGAAATGGAGTTTACATGGATTTTTATTATGAGAATGGAGCATTAAAAGAATATGGGCAAATTAAACATGGAAAGAAAATTGGGCAATGGCACTTATACGACAAGCAGGGTAATGTTTTAAAAGTAGAGACCTATGATAATGGTTTTTGTATCAACTATTAA
- a CDS encoding toxin-antitoxin system YwqK family antitoxin yields the protein MKLLFLSVCALFFTINAHSQMVSDADTLMIEEIMLLDTGEVVLMPEFIEDYNIGFGEYNDPKMYINAKGLYQHVDSILLTAYLIIDTTEDTDILTMYRNDNLYCGLEGKMIKRKKRKKEVPFIDIHDSFSEENELTGRLEGDVIKGKKEGLWIEYRSYEREIALIHVKNMNYTNGLLDGEYCVFNDRGDTLGISLFKQGTGNYVDFYSTSGVLKEKGQLVNGKKEGRWYFYDEEGELIRSAIYKNDYCITQ from the coding sequence ATGAAATTGTTATTTTTATCAGTATGCGCTCTTTTTTTTACTATAAATGCACATAGTCAGATGGTTAGTGATGCTGATACCCTAATGATTGAGGAAATCATGCTGTTAGACACGGGAGAAGTGGTGCTAATGCCAGAGTTTATAGAAGATTATAATATCGGTTTTGGGGAGTATAATGATCCTAAAATGTACATTAATGCTAAGGGGCTATATCAACATGTTGATTCTATTCTATTGACTGCATATTTAATTATTGATACAACTGAAGATACGGATATACTAACGATGTATAGAAATGATAATCTGTATTGTGGATTAGAAGGAAAAATGATTAAAAGAAAAAAAAGAAAAAAAGAAGTACCTTTTATAGATATACATGATTCGTTTAGTGAGGAGAATGAGCTAACAGGCAGACTAGAAGGGGATGTGATTAAGGGAAAAAAAGAAGGTCTTTGGATTGAGTATCGATCTTATGAGAGAGAAATAGCTTTAATTCATGTTAAAAACATGAACTATACTAATGGTCTTTTGGATGGTGAATACTGTGTATTTAATGATCGAGGTGATACGTTAGGGATCTCTTTATTTAAACAGGGCACTGGTAATTATGTAGATTTTTATTCTACCAGTGGTGTATTAAAAGAAAAGGGACAGCTGGTGAATGGGAAAAAAGAAGGACGATGGTATTTTTACGATGAAGAAGGAGAATTGATTAGGTCAGCGATTTACAAAAACGATTATTGTATCACCCAATGA
- a CDS encoding toxin-antitoxin system YwqK family antitoxin: protein MKTTLIICILLCSISSFGQELKHYAKNKALEKTNKALPVYHVIDYTLIDGSQNITLNEDGLYIRSDSSLLTGIVYLYLTTSDDPESVYGWYNGIIINGKKEGGWRKEIYAKRKKSVLVQEMKYKNGLLDGDFYVYDIYGNTLPLINNQQVKNHTTSFFRNGNGTYVDFYYEDGALKEEGKLRRGRKLGQWHLYDKQGNVLKVETYDNGFCINY, encoded by the coding sequence ATGAAAACTACTTTGATTATCTGTATATTACTTTGCTCAATAAGCAGCTTCGGTCAAGAGCTGAAACACTACGCAAAAAACAAAGCCCTTGAGAAAACCAATAAGGCACTACCTGTGTATCATGTGATCGATTATACGCTGATAGATGGGAGTCAGAATATTACCCTAAACGAAGATGGTCTTTATATTCGTTCCGACTCAAGCTTGCTTACTGGTATTGTCTATTTATATCTGACAACAAGCGATGATCCAGAATCCGTTTATGGTTGGTATAATGGCATAATAATAAACGGTAAAAAGGAAGGTGGCTGGAGAAAGGAAATTTATGCAAAAAGAAAGAAAAGTGTTTTAGTTCAAGAGATGAAGTATAAGAATGGCCTGTTGGATGGTGATTTTTATGTATACGATATTTATGGAAACACATTGCCTTTAATAAATAATCAGCAGGTAAAAAATCACACTACATCCTTTTTTAGAAATGGAAATGGAACTTATGTAGATTTTTATTACGAGGATGGAGCATTAAAAGAAGAGGGTAAATTGAGACGTGGTAGAAAGCTTGGTCAATGGCACTTATATGACAAGCAGGGTAATGTATTAAAAGTAGAGACCTATGATAATGGATTTTGTATCAACTACTAA
- a CDS encoding toxin-antitoxin system YwqK family antitoxin: protein MKLLFLSVCAFFLTINAHSQMVNDADTLIIEEIILLDTGDVVLMPEFIEDYNIGYLYYNEPKMYVNTKGLYINVDSTLLTAYLNVDTTEDTDILTMYRNDNLSCGLEGKMIKRKKRKKELPFIDIHDSFSEFGESNFLTGRLEGNVIKGKKEGLWIEHRSFESEIALIHIKNMNYINGLLDGKYCVFNNQGDTLGISLFKQGTGNYVDFYSTSGVLKEKGQLVNGKKEGRWYFYDEEGELIKSSIYKNDYCITQ from the coding sequence ATGAAATTGTTATTTTTATCAGTATGCGCTTTTTTTCTTACTATAAATGCACATAGTCAGATGGTTAATGATGCTGACACCCTAATAATTGAGGAAATCATACTGTTAGACACAGGAGATGTGGTGTTAATGCCAGAGTTTATAGAAGATTATAATATAGGATATTTGTATTATAACGAGCCTAAAATGTACGTTAATACCAAGGGACTGTATATAAATGTTGATTCTACTCTATTGACCGCATATTTAAATGTTGACACAACTGAAGATACGGATATACTAACGATGTATAGAAATGATAATCTGTCTTGTGGACTAGAAGGAAAAATGATTAAAAGAAAAAAAAGAAAAAAAGAATTGCCTTTTATAGATATACATGATTCGTTTAGTGAGTTTGGTGAAAGTAATTTTCTCACAGGCAGACTGGAAGGGAATGTGATTAAGGGAAAAAAAGAAGGTCTTTGGATTGAGCATCGATCTTTTGAGAGTGAAATAGCTTTAATTCATATTAAAAACATGAACTATATTAATGGTCTTTTGGATGGTAAATACTGTGTATTTAATAATCAAGGCGATACGTTAGGGATCTCTTTATTTAAACAGGGCACTGGTAATTATGTAGATTTTTATTCTACCAGTGGTGTACTAAAAGAAAAGGGACAGCTGGTGAATGGGAAAAAAGAAGGTCGATGGTATTTTTACGATGAAGAAGGAGAACTGATTAAGTCATCCATTTATAAAAACGATTATTGTATTACCCAATGA
- a CDS encoding toxin-antitoxin system YwqK family antitoxin — protein MKSVVFICILLYSISSFGQELKHYAKNKALEKANKALPVYHVIDYTLIEGSQNITVNEEGLYVRSDSTLLTGIVYLYLTTSDDPESVYGWSNGIIINGKKEGSWIKEIYAKRKKSVLVQEMNYKNGLLDGDFCVYDIHGNTLPLINNPLITILTTSSLKNGNGVYMDFYYENGALKEYGQIKHGKKIGQWHLYDKQGNVLKVETYDNGFCINY, from the coding sequence ATGAAATCTGTAGTGTTTATCTGTATATTATTATACTCAATAAGTAGCTTCGGTCAAGAACTGAAACATTACGCAAAAAACAAAGCTCTTGAGAAAGCCAATAAGGCACTACCTGTGTATCATGTGATCGATTATACGCTGATTGAAGGGAGTCAAAATATTACCGTAAACGAAGAAGGTCTTTATGTTCGTTCCGACTCAACCTTGCTTACTGGCATTGTCTATTTATATCTGACAACAAGCGATGATCCAGAATCCGTTTATGGTTGGTCTAATGGCATAATAATAAACGGTAAAAAGGAAGGTAGCTGGATAAAGGAAATTTATGCAAAAAGAAAGAAAAGTGTTTTAGTTCAAGAGATGAATTATAAGAATGGACTGTTGGATGGTGATTTTTGTGTATATGATATTCATGGAAATACATTGCCTTTAATAAATAACCCTTTGATAACAATTCTCACGACATCCTCTTTGAAGAATGGAAATGGAGTTTACATGGATTTTTATTATGAGAATGGAGCATTAAAAGAATATGGGCAAATTAAACATGGAAAGAAAATTGGGCAATGGCACTTATACGACAAGCAGGGTAATGTTTTAAAAGTAGAGACCTATGATAATGGTTTTTGTATCAACTATTAA
- a CDS encoding toxin-antitoxin system YwqK family antitoxin — protein MKLLFLSVCALFLTINIHSQMVNDADTLIIEEIILLDTGEVVLMPEFIEDYNIGFGKYNEPKMYINTKGLYVNVDSTLMSADLVIGTNKDPNILPDILNNHTGKLKRNVIQRKKEVPFIDIHDSFSEENELTGRLEGDVIKGKKEGLWIERKYERDRKKSPFVHIKNMNYTNGLLDGEYCVFNDRGDTLGISLFKQGTGNYVDFYSTSGVLKEKGQLVNGKKEGRWYFYDEEGELIRSAIYKNDYCITQ, from the coding sequence ATGAAATTGTTATTTTTATCAGTATGCGCTCTTTTTCTTACTATAAATATACATAGTCAGATGGTTAATGATGCTGACACCCTAATAATTGAGGAAATCATACTGTTAGACACGGGAGAAGTGGTGCTAATGCCAGAGTTTATAGAAGATTATAATATAGGTTTTGGGAAGTATAACGAGCCTAAAATGTATATTAATACCAAGGGACTGTATGTAAATGTCGATTCCACTCTAATGAGTGCAGATTTAGTTATTGGTACAAATAAAGATCCAAATATATTACCAGATATATTAAATAACCATACTGGTAAGCTAAAAAGAAATGTAATTCAAAGAAAAAAAGAAGTGCCTTTTATAGATATACATGATTCGTTTAGTGAGGAGAATGAGCTAACAGGCAGACTAGAAGGGGATGTGATTAAGGGAAAAAAAGAAGGTCTTTGGATTGAACGTAAATATGAAAGAGATAGAAAAAAAAGTCCTTTTGTTCATATTAAGAACATGAACTATACTAATGGTCTTTTGGATGGTGAATACTGTGTATTTAATGATCGAGGTGATACGTTAGGGATCTCTTTATTTAAACAGGGCACTGGTAATTATGTAGATTTTTATTCTACCAGTGGTGTATTAAAAGAAAAGGGACAGCTGGTGAATGGGAAAAAAGAAGGACGATGGTATTTTTACGATGAAGAAGGAGAATTGATTAGGTCAGCGATTTACAAAAACGATTATTGTATCACCCAATGA
- the tssD gene encoding type VI secretion system tube protein TssD: MYKLKLIVDDNERWLNKLNYEYFCPVKDNNKYYQKFLQLNFPFDMEDSDHLSPYHKGNIPSVRLSRLDRELKKEALKESESDFTSNDFDNTPKTPKERYYTALTRLRYSKGLDHGIIPNIDRKYDRYIRPQQAICKPIEFNKFGGIFNLELISTSDDDFWYQWMLSSQLKNGRIEFYEGDGDMAFKIQFWDRFCISIGEQMSSLDHLGMIMQMRISSAITQNRNVQHEKVWKITDLSSNSSEEVQEEVAYDDLYMVDDKNNKIDDVIPGMHVELVIKTSGCIGKSITIDLSNEKYDYKYNGDVLEGDVLSNYTIRQNIERIPLEVIEQQQS; encoded by the coding sequence ATGTATAAATTAAAATTGATAGTTGACGATAATGAACGTTGGCTAAACAAACTAAACTATGAGTATTTTTGTCCTGTAAAAGACAATAATAAATACTATCAGAAATTTTTACAATTAAATTTTCCCTTTGATATGGAAGATAGTGATCATTTATCCCCTTATCACAAAGGAAATATACCTTCCGTTAGATTAAGTCGTCTCGATAGGGAATTAAAAAAAGAAGCTTTAAAAGAGTCAGAAAGCGACTTTACTTCGAATGACTTTGATAATACACCGAAAACACCCAAAGAACGATATTATACTGCCTTGACAAGATTGCGTTATAGTAAAGGACTCGATCATGGTATCATCCCCAATATCGATCGAAAATACGACAGGTATATACGTCCACAGCAAGCCATCTGTAAGCCGATTGAATTCAATAAATTTGGAGGTATCTTTAATCTGGAGTTAATATCTACATCAGATGATGATTTTTGGTATCAATGGATGTTATCCTCACAACTCAAAAACGGAAGAATTGAATTTTATGAAGGAGATGGCGATATGGCTTTTAAAATTCAATTTTGGGATCGCTTTTGTATAAGTATCGGAGAACAGATGAGTTCGTTAGACCATTTGGGGATGATCATGCAAATGCGTATATCATCTGCGATTACACAAAATAGAAATGTACAACATGAAAAGGTCTGGAAGATTACCGATCTATCTTCTAATAGCAGTGAAGAAGTACAGGAAGAAGTGGCATATGACGACTTGTACATGGTAGATGACAAAAACAATAAAATTGATGATGTTATACCTGGTATGCATGTTGAGCTGGTTATTAAAACATCGGGTTGTATAGGAAAAAGCATTACCATCGACTTGAGTAATGAGAAGTATGATTATAAATATAATGGTGATGTTTTGGAAGGAGATGTTTTGAGTAATTATACTATTCGTCAAAATATTGAACGAATACCTCTTGAGGTAATCGAACAACAACAATCTTAA
- a CDS encoding ROK family protein: protein MKKVSVGVDIGGTNTAIGIVDEAGKVIAKGGIETPSHGDIEKYMDDLTAAIRNLVSSAGEILTVLGIGVGAPNGNYYNGTIEYAPNLSFQGIIPFVELLKKRFPELDIIALTNDANAATIGEMIYGGAKGMKNFVMYTLGTGVGSGIVVNGDLVYGHDGFAGECGHTTLIPDGRTCGCGAKGHLEAYCSAPGMKRTAFELMARYNATDSLLANKSFNELDSKMIFDAAEAGDKIALEVFEITGKYLGQGLADTVHHLSPEAIFLFGGPTAAGDYIFKPTKESMEAHLLPIFTDKIKILPSELDSGDAAIVGASALVYKEMEK from the coding sequence ATGAAAAAAGTATCTGTAGGAGTGGATATCGGTGGAACCAACACCGCCATCGGCATTGTTGACGAAGCAGGAAAAGTAATTGCCAAAGGAGGTATTGAAACACCCAGTCATGGAGACATTGAAAAATACATGGATGATTTAACCGCAGCTATTCGTAACTTGGTTAGTTCGGCTGGAGAGATACTAACTGTATTGGGTATTGGAGTTGGTGCTCCCAATGGAAACTATTACAACGGAACCATTGAATATGCACCCAATTTATCATTTCAAGGTATTATTCCCTTTGTCGAATTGCTAAAAAAACGCTTCCCTGAGCTGGATATTATTGCTTTAACCAACGATGCCAACGCTGCCACCATCGGAGAAATGATATACGGAGGAGCCAAAGGCATGAAGAACTTTGTGATGTACACATTAGGTACAGGGGTAGGTTCAGGTATCGTAGTGAATGGTGACTTAGTTTATGGTCATGACGGATTTGCAGGTGAATGCGGTCATACCACCCTCATCCCTGACGGTAGAACTTGTGGCTGTGGTGCCAAAGGCCATTTAGAAGCCTATTGCTCCGCTCCCGGCATGAAACGTACAGCCTTCGAATTAATGGCTAGATACAATGCCACCGACTCGTTATTGGCCAATAAATCCTTTAATGAACTGGATTCGAAGATGATCTTTGACGCTGCCGAGGCTGGCGACAAGATAGCTTTGGAAGTATTTGAAATTACCGGAAAATATTTGGGTCAAGGACTAGCGGATACTGTACACCATTTAAGTCCTGAGGCTATCTTTTTATTTGGTGGCCCAACAGCTGCAGGCGATTATATCTTTAAGCCAACCAAAGAAAGCATGGAAGCTCATTTACTTCCCATATTTACGGATAAAATTAAGATTCTTCCTTCTGAACTAGACAGTGGCGATGCTGCCATCGTAGGAGCTAGCGCGCTGGTTTATAAAGAAATGGAAAAATAA
- the uvrB gene encoding excinuclease ABC subunit UvrB, with protein MELKIKSDFKPTGDQPEAIKQLVQGINENIPHQTLLGVTGSGKTFTVANVIEQVQRPTLVLSHNKTLAAQLYGEFKNFFPDNAVEYFVSYYDYYQPEAYLPVTDTYIEKDLSINQEIEKLRLSASSALLSGRKDVIVVSSVSCLYGIGNPEDFHANVVNLSVGQNIGRNQLLRLLVDSLYSRNEVEFNRGNFRVKGDNVEIFPAYADHAFRIGFWGDEVEEITLFDPTHGTTISQQENVLIYPANLFVTTKERTQMAIRMIQDDMMEHVTYLKDIGKHQEAKRIEERVTYDLEMMRELGYCPGIENYSRYFDGRNPGTRPFCLLDYFPDDFMMVIDESHVTIPQIRAMYGGDRSRKETLVEHGFRLPAAMDNRPLRFEEFEEIVGTAIYVSATPADYEIERSEGVIVEQVIRPTGLLDPIIDVRPSLNQIDNLLEEIRKRIEVNERILVTTLTKRMAEELTSYLQKLNIKCAYIHSDVDTLDRVEIMDNLRKGVFDVLVGVNLLREGLDLPEVSLVAILDADKEGFLRSERSLTQTAGRAARNINGLVIMYADVITKSMQKTIDSTNHRREKQLRYNEEHGITPQQIHKKHTGVLGRGAAEEKAYVEPEGIDVAADPVVSYMSKEGLEKAVEKTKKAMQKASKELDFITAAQYRDEMFKLQKLLKEKS; from the coding sequence ATGGAATTAAAAATAAAATCAGATTTTAAACCAACAGGAGATCAGCCTGAGGCGATTAAACAATTGGTACAAGGTATTAATGAAAATATACCTCATCAGACATTACTGGGGGTTACCGGATCGGGAAAGACCTTTACGGTGGCCAATGTGATTGAACAAGTACAAAGACCCACATTGGTGCTGAGTCATAATAAAACACTGGCAGCCCAATTGTATGGGGAGTTTAAAAATTTCTTTCCTGATAATGCGGTGGAATATTTTGTCTCGTATTATGATTATTACCAGCCAGAAGCCTACTTGCCGGTGACAGATACCTATATTGAGAAAGATTTATCCATCAATCAGGAGATAGAGAAATTGAGATTAAGTGCCAGTTCGGCTTTGCTTTCTGGCAGAAAGGATGTGATCGTGGTGTCTTCTGTGTCTTGCTTGTATGGAATTGGAAATCCAGAGGACTTTCATGCCAATGTGGTCAACCTGAGTGTGGGGCAGAATATTGGGCGTAACCAACTCTTGAGGCTATTGGTAGATAGTCTGTACTCACGAAATGAGGTGGAGTTTAACCGGGGTAACTTTAGGGTCAAGGGTGACAATGTGGAGATATTTCCAGCTTATGCGGACCATGCTTTTCGTATTGGTTTTTGGGGAGATGAGGTAGAAGAAATTACCCTGTTTGATCCTACACATGGTACGACTATCTCGCAACAGGAGAATGTCTTGATATATCCTGCTAATCTGTTTGTAACCACCAAGGAGCGCACGCAGATGGCCATTCGGATGATTCAGGATGATATGATGGAGCATGTGACCTATCTGAAAGATATTGGTAAGCATCAGGAAGCCAAAAGAATTGAGGAACGGGTGACCTACGACCTGGAGATGATGCGTGAGTTGGGGTATTGTCCGGGCATAGAAAATTATTCACGTTACTTTGATGGTAGAAACCCAGGTACACGCCCCTTCTGTCTACTAGATTATTTTCCGGATGATTTTATGATGGTCATTGATGAGAGTCATGTGACAATTCCACAGATTAGAGCCATGTATGGGGGTGATAGGTCGCGTAAGGAGACATTGGTGGAGCATGGCTTTCGCTTGCCGGCGGCAATGGATAATAGACCGCTTAGATTTGAGGAGTTTGAGGAGATCGTGGGGACGGCTATCTATGTTTCCGCAACGCCAGCCGATTACGAGATTGAAAGGAGTGAGGGAGTCATTGTAGAGCAGGTCATTCGTCCTACTGGACTTCTGGATCCCATCATTGATGTTCGTCCGAGTCTTAATCAAATAGATAACTTGCTGGAAGAGATTCGTAAACGCATAGAGGTGAATGAGAGAATCTTGGTAACCACCTTGACCAAAAGAATGGCAGAAGAACTGACCAGCTATCTGCAAAAGTTAAATATTAAATGTGCGTATATACACTCTGATGTGGATACTTTGGATCGTGTAGAGATCATGGATAATCTACGTAAGGGCGTCTTTGATGTATTGGTGGGGGTTAACTTATTACGGGAAGGACTGGATTTGCCGGAAGTGTCTTTGGTAGCCATATTGGATGCGGATAAGGAAGGCTTCCTGAGGTCGGAACGATCCTTGACACAGACCGCTGGTCGTGCTGCCCGTAATATTAACGGACTGGTGATTATGTATGCTGATGTGATTACCAAATCTATGCAAAAAACCATCGATTCTACCAACCATCGTAGAGAGAAGCAGCTGAGGTATAATGAAGAGCATGGAATCACTCCGCAGCAGATTCATAAAAAACATACAGGTGTGCTAGGCCGTGGGGCAGCAGAGGAAAAAGCTTATGTGGAACCTGAAGGTATTGATGTGGCAGCTGATCCTGTGGTGAGTTATATGAGTAAAGAAGGACTTGAGAAAGCAGTGGAAAAAACAAAGAAAGCCATGCAGAAAGCTTCTAAAGAACTGGATTTTATTACGGCCGCTCAGTATCGCGATGAGATGTTTAAATTGCAAAAACTACTGAAGGAGAAAAGTTGA